The Mastomys coucha isolate ucsf_1 unplaced genomic scaffold, UCSF_Mcou_1 pScaffold13, whole genome shotgun sequence genome has a window encoding:
- the LOC116087618 gene encoding serine protease inhibitor Kazal-type 12, with amino-acid sequence MKPAGAFLLLISLACLLLSVGAVSQGGFQAFCSNYEKTLAPDGKSCPKIHKPVCGTDGKTYQNRCEFCQIATERSLGKLGFKHEGKC; translated from the exons ATGAAGCCAGCAGGTGCCTTTCTGCTTTTGATCAGCCTGGCCTGTTTGTTACTCTCTGTAG GTGCTGTGAGCCAAGGAGGCTTTCAG GCTTTTTGCAGCAACTATGAGAAGACATTGGCCCCGGATGGAAAATCATGCCCAAAGATCCATAAACCAGTGTGTGGCACTGATGGAAAAACATACCAAAACCGCTGTGAATTCTGCCAAATAGCCAC GGAGAGAAGTTTGGGAAAACTTGGTTTCAAACATGAAGGGAAATGCTGA
- the Marcol gene encoding MARCO-like protein, with protein sequence MVLPFLFLVVFSVASAQIAKPSVFKLEENQKPALTVETKNEANPGGDKESNKQGGSFTPGKPGMLILQRQPGYSNQAGKPVNGHPQGKPESLNQPGMPSALILQGKQRESNQKGSKQEESELSSQQGKPGSPSQKGKPSLPKDKLESASQKGKPTSLSNKGKPGSSDQGNLESSSQQGKPGSSSQQGKPGSSSQQGKPGSSSQQGKPGSSSQQGKPEHSSQQRKPRSLYNQEERKNIDNLSKDNTMGMQAGSMISKGLSGNKRYDPIYKPVGGSDGKHVETPLY encoded by the exons ATGGTTCTTCCATTCCTGTTCCTGGTTGTGTTCTCAG TGGCTTCTGCCCAGATCGCAAAACCAAGTGTTTTCAAGCTAGAAGAGAATCAAAAGCCTGCACTCACTGTAGAGACAAAAAATGAAGCTAATCCTGGGGGAGATAAGGAATCTAACAAACAGGGTGGTAGTTTCACACCAGGAAAACCAGGGATGTTAATTCTGCAAAGACAACCAGGATATTCCAACCAGGCAGGGAAACCAGTAAATGGTCATCCACAAGGAAAGCCAGAAAGTTTGAACCAGCCTGGGATGCCAAGTGCTTTGATTTTGCAAGGGAAACAGAGGGAATCTAATcaaaaaggaagcaagcaagaagAATCAGAATTGTCTAGTCAACAAGGAAAGCCAGGGTCTCCTAGCCAAAAGGGGAAGCCATCATTGCCTAAAGACAAGCTAGAGTCTGCTAGCCAAAAGGGGAAGCCAACATCACTTAGCAACAAAGGCAAGCCTGGGTCTTCTGACCAAGGGAATTTAGAATCCTCTAGCCAACAAGGGAAACCGGGATCCTCTAGCCAACAAGGGAAACCGGGATCCTCTAGCCAACAAGGGAAACCGGGATCCTCTAGCCAACAAGGGAAACCAGGATCCTCTAGCCAACAAGGGAAACCAGAACATTCTAGccaacaaagaaaaccaaggtCTTTGTAtaatcaagaagaaagaaaaaatatagataacctttcaaaggataatacaATGGGGATGCAG GCTGGAAGCATGATCAGCAAGGGCCTAAGTGGAAATAAAAGGTATGACCCCATTTACAAGCCAGTTGGTGGTTCTGATGGAAAACATGTGGAAACCCCTTTGTATTAA